The genomic region AATTGTCAATTGGTCTGGCCGATCCAAAATCTCGCCAGTCAAAGGGTCGATCTTCGTCAGCCGCTCAATTTCATCGCCAAAGAATTCCACGCGAACCGCAGTGTCTTGACCTGCCGGAAAAATATCCACGACATCGCCGCGCACCCGAAAAGTTCCGCGCGCAAAATCGATGTCGTTGCGCTTATACTGAATGTCGGTCAATAAGCGGATAAACTTGTCCTGAACTCGACGTTCACCAACGGTCAATTTAATAGCCATATCGGCGTAAGTTTCTGGCGAACCAATGCCGTAAATACAGCTTACACTCGCTACGATAATCACGTCGCGGCGCGTCAATAACGCGGAAGTTGCCGCATGCCTAAGCCGGTCAATCTCGTCATTGATTTTCGAATCTTTCTCAATGTAAGTGTCGCTCGAAGCAATGTACGCTTCTGGCTGATAATAATCAAAATAGCTAACAAAATAATGGACTTCATTGTCCGGAAAAAATTCCTTAAACTCAGAAAAAAGTTGCGCCGCCAAAGTCTTATTGTGAGCCAAAACCAACGTCGGCACATTGCGCTTAGCGATAATATTCGCCATCGTAAATGTCTTCCCTGAACCAGTCACGCCCAACAAAGTTTGCTCGCGCTGACCTTTTTCCAAACCATCGACTAACTGAGCAATTGCTCGCGGCTGATCGCCAGTGGGCTGATATGAAGAAGAGAGGCGAAATTTATTCACCTCTCTATTTTACTATATTTACGAAGACTAGTCTTGATTATAAGTTTGAGACGAGCCAGAAACTTCACATTTGCCGTCAACCAAGCGACTCGGAACCGACGCAGACTTCAAGTCTGAACATGACATACCGCCTTGCTGTGTGCCCGCGACAATTGCAATTTCGTCAGTGCCGTTCTTTGGACCGATGATGGTATAAGCGTTCGTCAAGCCATATACTGCCGCATATTTTCCGTATGCACGGTCAATGATTGGCTCATACGTAGAACCTTCACGCTCTGGAATTGGCTGACCAACTTTAGACTTCAAAAACTTCTTCAAAGAGCTATCAATATCCAATTTATCAACATCACTTGCTGAAGTTAAACGAATGCCCGTACCGTCGCCTTTGGTTCGGAAATCTTTATACTCTTTCTTTGCCTCATTTGACGGCTCCTCGCCTTCACCGCGAGTTTTTTCCAGTGAATCAGATGAATCCTTCTTTGTCTGGCTACTTTTTACCGAAGCGCTAGAATCCTTATCTTTATACACAGCACCAGCAATTATCCAAGTAGCCATAGCAACAATGATTATACCCATAACAATCACTGCCGCGATCAGCCATTTATTAGCCGTTGATTTATTTTCCATAAAACCTCCATTTAGATTGTGCTTTGATTGTATATGATGGATTATTTGCCGTCAACGTATTGTAACCATAGGCATTTTATGATATAGTAATAAAGTTAAAATCATAAAATAAAAAGGATAATGATGACACCGAAAAATGTTTGTATTCCGCGCGAATTGCAACTTCAGGCTGCGATGTTCAGATTAGGAAAAGTCGATGACGAAATTCATGCCGGCTATGAAATTCTCCAAAAATATCATAAAACCGTGACTTTTTTTGGATCAGCCAGGATAACTGAAGATAACGAATATTATCAAAAAGCCAAAGATTTAGCGTTTCAATTAGCTAAAGAAGGCTACACAATTATTACTGGCGGCGGCGGCGGAATTATGGAAGCAGCAAACCGCGGCGCCATGGAAGCTGGCGGAAAATCAGTCGGATTCAACATTCGCTTGCCGCACGAGCAATCCTTAAACAGCTACACAACAGACTCGTTCGCATTCACTCACTTCGCGCCACGCAAAATCGTTATGACTCTTCTGGCCGACGCGTACGTTTGTTTCCCTGGCGGATTTGGCACAATGGATGAAATTTGTGAGATTATCACATTGACACAAACTAAGAAAATGGCGCCAG from Candidatus Nanosynbacter sp. HMT-352 harbors:
- a CDS encoding LOG family protein, which translates into the protein MMTPKNVCIPRELQLQAAMFRLGKVDDEIHAGYEILQKYHKTVTFFGSARITEDNEYYQKAKDLAFQLAKEGYTIITGGGGGIMEAANRGAMEAGGKSVGFNIRLPHEQSLNSYTTDSFAFTHFAPRKIVMTLLADAYVCFPGGFGTMDEICEIITLTQTKKMAPVPIVLFDKKFWGKWDDFVCENMLPNKLISDGDEKIYTITEDITEVVELIKNQRTCCDR